One part of the [Pantoea] beijingensis genome encodes these proteins:
- the fliT gene encoding flagella biosynthesis regulatory protein FliT, producing MDAAPHLLVIYQQLLVLSQTMLRLAAENKWDELIDMEVHYISAVETLSDVTQQHPVSLHTQEQLRPVLRHILDNEAEVKRLLQLRMDELVSLIGHSNRHKAMNSAYGELSGTVLYPSE from the coding sequence ATGGACGCTGCGCCGCACTTGCTGGTGATTTACCAACAACTATTAGTCCTCAGCCAGACGATGCTGCGTCTGGCTGCTGAGAACAAATGGGATGAGTTAATTGATATGGAAGTCCATTATATCAGTGCGGTGGAAACATTGTCTGATGTCACGCAGCAGCATCCTGTCTCCCTTCATACTCAGGAACAGCTGCGTCCTGTTTTACGGCATATTTTGGATAATGAAGCCGAGGTAAAACGCCTGCTGCAGCTGCGTATGGATGAGCTGGTTTCCCTGATTGGCCATTCAAATCGCCATAAAGCAATGAATTCTGCTTATGGTGAACTGTCGGGTACCGTACTGTATCCCAGTGAATAA
- the fliS gene encoding flagellar export chaperone FliS: MYSASGTKAYAKVGLESSVMSATPHQLITLLFDGALSALIRARLFLQEDNLAGKGESLSKAINIIENGLKVGLIDSSGDELADNLSALYAYMVQRLLQANLHNDGDAIQEVETLLRNIADAWKDASNTHQLVQEAV; encoded by the coding sequence ATGTATAGCGCAAGCGGCACCAAAGCCTATGCGAAAGTGGGGCTGGAAAGTTCAGTAATGAGTGCCACCCCCCATCAACTGATCACCCTGTTATTCGACGGTGCGCTGAGCGCACTGATTCGTGCACGCCTGTTTCTGCAAGAGGACAATCTTGCTGGCAAAGGGGAATCGTTATCTAAAGCGATTAATATTATTGAGAACGGGCTGAAGGTAGGTCTGATTGACAGCAGCGGTGACGAGTTAGCGGACAACTTATCAGCATTATATGCCTACATGGTACAACGTCTGTTGCAGGCTAATCTGCATAATGATGGGGATGCCATACAGGAAGTCGAGACGCTGCTACGTAATATTGCTGATGCCTGGAAGGATGCGTCCAACACCCATCAATTGGTTCAGGAAGCTGTTTGA
- the fliD gene encoding flagellar filament capping protein FliD, with the protein MASISSLGIGAGFDLSTVLTNLTTAEKAALAPISAQQSAYTAKLTAYGTLKSALTAFQTANTALSNANIFQSTTATSSAPSAFTAATAAGAAAGQYTVEVTQLAQAQSLLSGKVTSTTDSIGSTATTRTLTISQPGKEKPLEIQLTDKQTSLTGVRDAINNAAAGINASIIKVDDDHYQLVVTSGSTGKNNAMTIAVKGDDTLQRVIGYDKDAAQGTNGMTESIPAKNALLKVNNVAIERDSNTIIDAPEGVTLTLLNKTDGVQSLTIGKDIAKTTSVITDWVKAYNALQTTFDNLTSYTGVDAGQDQNNKNGALLGDSTLRTIQTQLQSQLTNAASSSTFKTLAQIGITQDPNSGQLNVDNDKLKASVTSDAKGVMAMIVGDGKTTGIATTIGRSLASYTSTTGILAAATDGVNSTLKKLTEQFNTANDRINSNIQRYKTQFTQLDVLMTRLNNTSSYLTSQFSTSNDSK; encoded by the coding sequence ATGGCCAGCATCTCTTCATTAGGTATTGGGGCCGGATTCGATTTAAGTACGGTATTAACCAATCTGACAACAGCGGAAAAAGCTGCACTGGCGCCCATTAGCGCTCAGCAAAGCGCCTATACCGCAAAGCTGACGGCCTATGGCACACTGAAAAGCGCACTGACCGCATTCCAGACTGCCAACACCGCGTTGAGCAATGCCAATATTTTCCAAAGTACCACCGCAACCAGCAGCGCCCCATCGGCATTTACCGCCGCCACCGCGGCGGGGGCGGCGGCGGGTCAATATACCGTTGAGGTCACTCAACTGGCACAGGCGCAATCATTGCTCTCCGGCAAAGTAACCAGTACCACGGACAGTATTGGCAGTACGGCGACAACGCGAACGCTAACCATCAGCCAGCCTGGTAAAGAAAAACCTCTCGAAATTCAGTTAACTGATAAGCAAACTTCACTAACCGGGGTACGCGATGCTATTAACAATGCGGCGGCGGGGATCAACGCCAGCATTATTAAAGTGGATGACGATCATTACCAGTTAGTTGTCACCTCCGGCAGTACCGGGAAAAACAACGCGATGACCATCGCGGTTAAGGGTGACGATACGCTGCAGCGTGTTATCGGTTATGACAAGGATGCCGCACAGGGCACCAATGGAATGACGGAGTCTATACCGGCTAAAAACGCCCTTCTCAAGGTCAATAATGTTGCTATTGAACGTGACAGTAACACTATTATCGATGCGCCTGAAGGCGTTACGTTAACCCTACTGAATAAGACTGATGGCGTCCAGTCACTGACGATCGGCAAAGATATTGCAAAGACGACATCGGTTATTACTGATTGGGTAAAAGCCTACAATGCCCTGCAGACAACCTTTGACAATCTGACCAGCTATACCGGCGTTGACGCTGGCCAGGATCAAAACAATAAGAACGGAGCACTGTTAGGCGATAGCACGTTACGCACGATACAGACTCAGTTGCAAAGCCAGTTAACTAACGCAGCCAGCAGTTCCACCTTTAAAACACTGGCCCAAATTGGTATTACGCAGGACCCCAATAGCGGACAGTTAAATGTAGATAATGACAAGCTAAAAGCCAGCGTGACATCTGACGCCAAAGGCGTGATGGCAATGATCGTCGGCGATGGGAAAACGACCGGGATTGCCACAACCATCGGTCGATCATTAGCCAGCTACACCTCCACTACCGGTATTCTGGCCGCTGCAACCGATGGTGTTAACAGCACGCTTAAAAAACTCACCGAACAATTCAACACCGCGAACGATCGCATTAACAGCAATATTCAGCGGTACAAAACGCAGTTTACCCAGTTGGATGTACTCATGACCCGGTTGAATAACACCAGTAGCTATTTAACCTCTCAGTTCAGTACCTCGAATGATAGCAAGTAA
- a CDS encoding FliC/FljB family flagellin yields MAQVINTNSLSLMTQNNMNKSQSALGTAIERLSSSLRINSAKDDAAGQAIANRFTSNIKGLTQAARNANDGISVAQTTEGSLGEINNNLQRIRELTVQAQNGTNSDSDLSSIQDEITSRLAEIDRVSGQTQFNGVKVLASNNTMQIQVGANDGETIAIDLKKIDSGTLKLDKFNVVRPTTADLKDTNGVAVAAADVKNAGGDVVDLLQYKNAAGDVAYAVKDADTGKYMEATVAITDADPAADPAVNASAVVTVGAAEIDNAPTDDPLKALDDAIAQVDQFRSSLGAVQNRLDSAITNLNNTTTNLSSAQSRIQDADYATEVSNMSKAQILQQAGNSVLARANQVPQSVLSLLQG; encoded by the coding sequence ATGGCACAAGTTATTAATACTAACAGCCTGTCGCTGATGACGCAGAACAACATGAATAAGTCTCAGTCTGCGCTGGGCACGGCGATCGAGCGTTTATCTTCCAGTCTGCGTATCAACAGTGCAAAAGATGATGCGGCAGGTCAGGCAATTGCCAACCGTTTCACGTCTAACATTAAAGGTCTGACCCAGGCCGCGCGTAATGCCAATGACGGTATTTCTGTTGCTCAGACGACGGAAGGCTCACTGGGTGAAATTAACAATAACTTACAGCGCATCCGTGAACTGACCGTACAGGCACAGAACGGCACTAACTCTGACTCCGATCTCTCATCTATCCAGGACGAAATTACCTCACGTCTGGCGGAAATCGATCGCGTTTCAGGACAGACCCAGTTTAACGGCGTTAAAGTGCTGGCATCTAACAACACCATGCAGATTCAGGTCGGCGCGAACGACGGTGAAACCATTGCCATCGACCTGAAAAAAATTGATAGCGGCACCTTGAAGCTGGATAAATTCAATGTTGTGCGTCCTACAACGGCCGATCTTAAAGATACAAATGGCGTGGCTGTGGCGGCGGCTGATGTTAAAAATGCCGGTGGTGATGTTGTTGACCTGCTGCAGTATAAAAACGCGGCTGGCGATGTTGCTTATGCGGTAAAAGATGCTGACACCGGCAAATATATGGAGGCAACGGTAGCCATTACTGATGCGGATCCGGCTGCAGATCCTGCCGTTAACGCCAGTGCGGTTGTCACCGTTGGTGCCGCTGAAATTGATAACGCTCCGACTGACGATCCGTTAAAAGCGCTGGATGATGCCATCGCGCAAGTTGACCAGTTCCGCAGTTCGCTGGGTGCGGTCCAGAACCGTCTGGATTCTGCTATCACCAACCTGAACAACACCACCACAAACCTTTCATCTGCACAGTCACGTATTCAGGACGCCGACTACGCAACAGAAGTGTCTAATATGTCGAAGGCGCAAATCCTACAGCAGGCCGGCAACTCCGTGCTGGCTCGTGCGAACCAGGTTCCACAAAGCGTGCTGTCTCTGCTGCAGGGCTAA